A part of Terriglobia bacterium genomic DNA contains:
- a CDS encoding cytochrome c maturation protein CcmE codes for MKRKQLKFVVGSSVIIIAIALLAYSGYQDSKSYFQTVPEVYAMKDKAFGVRMQVSGDVMAGTIQRSADGKIVDFVIGQEPQTLKIRYIGKGPLPDTLIDRATAVAGGTLGHDGVFTATDLTAKCASKYDKEKAAGVNIATKE; via the coding sequence ATGAAACGCAAACAGCTTAAGTTTGTCGTGGGATCGAGCGTCATCATTATAGCGATCGCCTTATTAGCCTACTCCGGTTACCAGGACAGCAAGAGCTACTTCCAGACCGTCCCGGAAGTCTATGCAATGAAAGACAAAGCCTTCGGCGTACGGATGCAGGTGTCGGGCGACGTGATGGCGGGTACGATTCAGCGCAGTGCTGACGGGAAAATCGTTGATTTTGTGATCGGACAGGAACCGCAGACATTGAAAATCCGGTACATCGGCAAGGGCCCCCTTCCAGACACGCTGATCGATCGCGCAACCGCGGTTGCCGGCGGCACTCTTGGCCACGACGGCGTTTTCACAGCCACCGATCTCACCGCCAAGTGCGCATCCAAGTACGACAAAGAGAAAGCAGCCGGCGTGAATATCGCCACAAAAGAGTAA
- a CDS encoding cytochrome P460 family protein, producing MNCGHSREQLALFIEDDLAGFQAEKISRQIGACAECRLFCEQLRTTQSLIKERLKSPFQTPPNPELFAAVRAGVLSQIQEQRFFFRPPRYAFAGFVVLMIVSVVLLGQVRRTPAAQFAGKAALLRPQGYREWVSAGENIYVDPAAWREYSKTGRFPEGTVLVRERVRPRTAQETAQEREPHGSLVVSVKDGNRFEGGWGFFDFSDSGKTQAISDASCRRCHSAGMAIG from the coding sequence ATGAATTGCGGCCATTCCAGAGAACAGCTGGCCTTGTTTATTGAAGATGACTTGGCGGGCTTCCAGGCGGAAAAAATCAGCCGCCAGATCGGCGCCTGCGCCGAATGCCGTTTGTTTTGCGAGCAACTCCGGACGACTCAATCTTTGATCAAAGAGCGGCTGAAGTCGCCGTTTCAGACGCCGCCGAATCCCGAATTGTTCGCAGCGGTACGAGCCGGAGTTCTGTCGCAGATCCAGGAGCAGCGGTTTTTCTTCCGGCCGCCCCGTTATGCGTTCGCCGGCTTTGTTGTCCTTATGATCGTATCCGTTGTGCTTCTGGGCCAGGTGCGCCGCACTCCCGCAGCTCAATTCGCAGGGAAAGCCGCCTTGTTACGGCCGCAGGGATACCGGGAATGGGTATCGGCCGGAGAAAATATATACGTGGATCCTGCCGCCTGGCGGGAGTACTCAAAAACCGGCCGGTTCCCGGAGGGCACAGTGCTTGTTCGTGAGCGCGTTCGTCCTCGAACCGCCCAGGAGACCGCTCAGGAGCGGGAGCCGCACGGCAGCCTCGTCGTTTCGGTAAAAGACGGCAACCGGTTCGAAGGGGGCTGGGGCTTCTTCGATTTCAGTGATTCCGGGAAAACTCAGGCGATCTCCGATGCGTCGTGCCGCCGTTGCCATTCCGCCGGGATGGCGATCGGATGA
- a CDS encoding sigma-70 family RNA polymerase sigma factor, protein MIRTALFMSRTPDTQPSPEAAEVASLVRQTLGGDSAAFEGVMLRFERRVVRLATKLLGTPEDVQDAAQEVFLRAYKYLHRLDLERPIEPWLMRMTINVCRNIGRKRQRRWSTFTDSEPATAPATGKSCDPHAGVVEEQEREMLHKVLRSLPEKERLAITLRDIEGLSTPEVAAILETSESTVRSHISRGRVHMKDAIDAMMGGRK, encoded by the coding sequence ATGATTCGAACTGCGCTCTTCATGTCCCGAACTCCGGACACGCAACCCTCGCCCGAGGCGGCGGAGGTGGCGTCGCTTGTGCGTCAGACCCTCGGCGGCGATTCCGCGGCATTCGAAGGCGTCATGCTGCGATTCGAACGGCGGGTCGTGCGGCTCGCCACCAAGCTGCTGGGCACTCCCGAAGATGTCCAGGATGCGGCCCAGGAAGTCTTTCTGCGAGCCTACAAGTACCTGCATCGCCTGGACCTGGAAAGGCCGATCGAACCCTGGCTGATGCGGATGACGATCAATGTCTGCCGCAATATCGGACGCAAAAGACAACGCCGCTGGAGCACATTTACGGATTCCGAGCCGGCCACCGCGCCGGCAACAGGCAAAAGCTGCGATCCCCACGCCGGAGTCGTCGAGGAACAAGAAAGAGAAATGCTTCACAAGGTGTTGCGAAGCCTTCCGGAGAAAGAGCGGCTCGCCATCACGCTGCGCGATATCGAGGGGCTTTCCACACCGGAAGTTGCAGCGATCCTGGAAACCTCGGAGAGCACGGTCCGCTCCCACATCAGCCGCGGCCGCGTTCACATGAAAGATGCGATTGACGCAATGATGGGAGGTCGAAAATGA